In the Gossypium raimondii isolate GPD5lz chromosome 9, ASM2569854v1, whole genome shotgun sequence genome, one interval contains:
- the LOC105798196 gene encoding uncharacterized protein LOC105798196 isoform X2, whose amino-acid sequence MSAKWRAIQHRHRYTYNAVVFPPSFIDSLNQSSLSASAPTFHRELQHLISLNSTYSQVNHVRKLASSFNELLVKEGEKNEALVSTAASFYLEVFFLENSMPLHKTLLSVLAKTKDVFQPVIAECFRLLCNEYRTMSDKKKRFSLSRVALSVMGMPKLGFLVDVIQDCAVLVCWDAVLGLKSVVLETEGWARPSPIVLEQCQEALSCMYYLFQKFPDEFKKLGGDDSNVMEIALGVLVSLLKSVAFSRDCFVAAGVSFFAAFQVCLSDQELGLFIIEGIFGQIVSSSCTNTEDSFSNVISKVPYKGDVCLDIRNLSGLNRLCLIRGILTAVPRMVLNTHFVVSRETCNDFESHGNVACSVKTILYDGILPELCNYCENPTDSHFNFHALTVMQICLQQIKTSMLANLTVASENYNPLPEDMETRMLKIIWNNLEDPLSQTVKQVHLIFDLFLDIQSSLCGAEGSEKIKTFLQKIASDLLRLGSRCKGRYVPLALLTKRFGAKTMLDMSPDLLFEIVQAYSDDDVCCAATSFLKCFLEYLRDECWSNYGIERGYALYRGHCLPPLLHGLASGISKLRSNLNTYALPVLLEVDVDGIFPLLACISIGPTEAENDLLYPDHDCKNMELRVEQKVAVLVSLLKVSRSLALIEGDIDFCDDSMTSNMDDMVEAKSFNPFALVCIKGIKVRILVGWLVLALTHIDESLRVDAAEFLFLSPKTSSLPSRLELSLMSEAVPLNMRSSSTGFQMKWSSLFRKFFSRVRTALERQFKQGSWQPRMNSEISDLCLCQGNEDNTVSRAEELFNFMRWLSCFLFFSCYPSAPYKRKIMAMELIQIMINVWPVLPSSQESSASMSPESCLYPYSVGITSPESTFLLVGSIIDSWDRLRESSFRILLHFPTPLPGISSDEMVQKVITWAKKLVCSPRVRESDAGALTLRLIFRKYVVDLGWRVTVSVSVVCSHSQNSPLNGDYHKCPAIHPVMEYVKSLIHWLDVAVEEGEKDLAEACKNSFVHGVLLALRYTFEELDWNSDAVLCSISDMRHALEKLLELVVRITSMALWVVSADAWYLPEDIDDMVDADAFLLDGPDEMDAALPSIEQEDKCTKSIRDARPSDQVVMVGCWLAMKELSLLLGTIIRKIPLPSYSCSGSIESGHPSYDSIDASVTAISEGMLDLKQLEKIGNHFLEVLLKMKHNGAIDKTRAGFTALCNRLLCSNDPMLCKLTESWMGQLMDRTVAKGQTVDDLLRRSAGIPAAFTALFLAEPEGAPKKLLLRALRWLIDVAKGSLLSPSETNCTNVSCQVSSTKSGQETDSTLVTETIATEKTSKIRDEGVVPTVHAFNVLRAAFNDTNLASDTSGFAAEALIVSICSFSSPYWEIRNSACLAYTSLVRRMIGFLNVHKRESARRALTGLEFFHRYPSLHPFVFNELKIATELLGDALLGQTESNLAKAVHPSLCPMLILLSRLKPSPIASETGDDLDPFLFMPFIMKCSTQSNLRVRILASRALTGLVSNEKLPTVLLNIASELPQAENQITASPVASIPLYPANGAHHVSYNLIHGLLLQLGSLVHVNCRNLADFSRKDQILGDLMKVLAMCSWFASPKRCPCPLLNCTFLQVLDHMLSVAKSCHLSKNLFAIRNLLLELSTECLDVEASYGFQYYDPTIAELRQQAASSYFSCLFQPSDEVGEEVFQIPKRSPLNSMLFQTHEVENSGFLERLIRSFSDSSYEVRLVTLKWLHKFLKSRPGNEINYLSSSDTRIIQNWTKANLQPTLMKLLELEKNHRCMYRILRIIFTSNLLKFQESEEKSDGTLYVGALDYDSVLQLWDRLISLLKLTRHAKTQEILICCLAICVRQFIRLFSCFILTDKGQKTAGYNESGQMERSACFYECITFYVNLIKERSSSSEPVNMRKAAAESMFASGLLEQAEVIASSVINQQISSKNSFSSFEHQDAVSTYAHQILEMWFTCIKLLEDEDDGIRQRAATDIQKFLPPKSSGTTSDTCGARTQVEKVIELSFDRLSSIFGHWIVYFDCLLRWVLDAGNYVISKGDLVRRVFDKEIDNHHEEKLLISQICCSHLEKLPITKSWAGKLFDNEEVRNYLLDWRSRFFQQLVSFAKDHIGKLGVDWIGGVGNHKDAFLPLYANLLGFYAVSNFIFNLETIDGMHLLSDVSELGKAINPFLWNPLISSLYLLIDRLHENKFGATNNCINTRFGDGIWDNFDPYFLLR is encoded by the exons ATGTCAGCCAAGTGGAGAGCTATACAACATCGCCACCGTTACACATATAACGCCGTTGTTTTCCCGCCTTCCTTCATAGATTCCTTAAACCAATCATCTCTTTCAGCCTCAGCTCCAACCTTCCACAGGGAGCTTCAGCATCTCATCTCTTTGAACTCTACTTATTCCCAAGTTAACCATGTCAGGAAGCTTGCTTCATCGTTCAATGAACTGTTAGTAAAAGAAGGTGAAAAGAATGAGGCCTTGGTTTCAACGGCAGCTTCTTTTTACTTGGAGGTTTTCTTTTTGGAAAATTCGATGCCTTTGCATAAGACTCTTTTGTCAGTTTTGGCTAAAACCAAGGATGTTTTCCAACCTGTTATTGCTGAGTGTTTCAGGTTACTTTGTAATGAGTATCGCACAATGAGTGATAAGAAGAAGCGTTTCTCTTTGTCACGTGTGGCTTTATCAGTAATGGGGATGCCAAAGTTGGGGTTCTTAGTTGATGTGATTCAAGATTGTGCTGTTTTGGTTTGTTGGGATGCTGTTTTGGGGTTGAAAAGTGTTGTTTTGGAGACTGAAGGGTGGGCTAGACCTTCTCCTATAGTTCTGGAGCAGTGTCAAGAGGCTTTATCTTGTATGTATTACTTGTTTCAGAAGTTCCCagatgaatttaaaaaattgggtGGTGATGATTCTAATGTAATGGAGATCGCTTTAGGGGTTTTGGTAAGTCTTTTGAAATCAGTGGCATTTTCGAGGGACTGCTTTGTGGCGGCTGGTGTGAGTTTTTTTGCTGCTTTTCAAGTTTGCCTCAGTGATCAAGAGCTTGGTTTGTTCATCATTGAAGGtatatttggtcaaattgtTAGTAGTTCTTGCACTAATACTGAGGATTCGTTTAGCAATGTTATTAGCAAAGTTCCTTATAAAGGAGATGTTTGCCTTGACATACGTAATCTCTCTGGATTGAATAGACTTTGTTTGATTAGAGGCATTCTTACTGCTGTTCCAAGAATGGTTCTAAATACACATTTTGTTGTATCTAGGGAAACTTGTAATGATTTTGAGTCCCATGGAAATGTTGCTTGTTCTGTGAAGACTATATTGTATGATGGGATTTTGCCTGAGCTGTGTAATTACTGTGAGAACCCCACAGATAGCCATTTTAACTTCCATGCATTAACTGTAATGCAAATTTGTTTGCAACAGATTAAGACCTCTATGCTGGCAAACCTTACAGTTGCATCTGAAAATTACAACCCATTGCCGGAGGATATGGAAACCCGAATGCTGAAAATAATATGGAATAACTTGGAAGATCCTCTAAGTCAAACAGTCAAACAAGTTCATCTTATATTTGATCTTTTCTTAGACATTCAGTCCTCTCTTTGTGGGGCAGAGGGTAGTGAGAAAATAAAGACATTCCTGCAAAAGATTGCTTCAGATCTGCTTCGTTTAGGGTCACGTTGTAAGGGGAGATATGTTCCTTTAGCTCTGTTGACCAAGAGGTTTGGAGCAAAGACTATGCTGGATATGAGTCCTGACCTGCTGTTTGAAATAGTACAGGCATACAGTGATGATGATGTATGCTGTGCAGCCACATCATTCTTGAAGTGTTTCCTTGAATATTTACGTGATGAGTGTTGGAGTAATTATGGTATTGAACGAGGGTATGCACTTTATAGAGGACATTGTTTGCCCCCACTTTTGCATGGTCTTGCTTCTGGGATTTCAAAGCTTCGTTCAAATTTGAACACATATGCTCTTCCAGTTTTACTGGAAGTGGATGTTGATGGTATATTTCCTCTACTTGCCTGTATCTCCATTGGGCCAACTGAGGCGGAAAATGACCTCTTATATCCTGATCATGATTGCAAAAATATGGAACTAAGAGTAGAACAGAAAGTGGCTGTTTTAGTTTCTTTGCTTAAAGTTTCTCGTTCACTTGCTCTGATTGAAGGGGATATCGATTTTTGTGATGACTCTATGACATCTAATATGGATGACATGGTAGAAGCAAAAAGCTTTAATCCCTTTGCACTTGTCTGCATAAAAGGGATAAAAGTTAGGATCCTTGTTGGGTGGCTTGTATTAGCATTGACACACATTGATGAGTCACTTCGTGTAGATGCTGCTGAGTTTCTTTTCTTGAGTCCCAAGACGTCTAGTCTTCCTTCCCGTTTGGAACTATCTCTAATGAGTGAAGCTGTGCCACTGAACATGAGATCTTCTTCAACAGGTTTTCAGATGAAATGGAGCAGCTTGTTTAGGAAGTTCTTTTCTCGGGTGCGTACAGCCTTGGAGAGGCAATTTAAGCAGGGAAGCTGGCAGCCTCGTATGAACAGTGAAATTAGCGATTTGTGTCTATGTCAGGGAAATGAGGATAATACAGTTAGCAGAGCAGAGgagctatttaattttatgaggTGGTTGAGTTGTTTTCTGTTCTTCTCTTGTTATCCTTCTGCTCCTTATAAGAGAAAAATAATGGCAATGGAGCTTATACAGATAATGATCAATGTTTGGCCTGTCCTACCTTCTTCTCAAGAAAGCTCAGCTTCTATGTCTCCTGAGAGCTGTCTTTATCCCTACAGTGTAGGAATTACTTCACCTGAATCCACTTTCCTTTTGGTTGGATCCATAATTGATAGTTGGGACAGACTGCGAGAGAGTTCTTTCCGCATATTGCTACATTTTCCCACTCCACTTCCTGGCATTTCGAGTGATGAAATGGTCCAGAAAGTAATTACATGGGCTAAGAAATTAGTTTGTAGTCCTCGTGTAAGAGAGAGCGATGCTGGTGCTCTAACCTTGCGGCTCATATTTAGAAAGTATGTGGTGGACCTGGGGTGGAGAGTCACAGTGTCAGTTAGTGTTGTTTGTTCTCACTCGCAGAATTCACCACTAAATGGGGATTATCACAAATGTCCAGCCATTCATCCTGTTATGGAATATGTTAAGTCGCTTATTCACTGGTTGGATGTTGCTGTGGAGGAAGGAGAGAAGGATCTCGCTGAAGCATGCAAGAATAGTTTTGTTCATGGTGTATTACTTGCTCTACGGTATACTTTCGAGGAATTGGATTGGAATTCTGATGCAGTCTTGTGTAGTATTTCAGATATGAGACATGCACTGGAGAAACTCTTGGAGCTGGTTGTGCGAATAACTTCAATGGCCTTATGGGTTGTTTCTGCTGATGCTTGGTATCTGCCTGAGGATATCGATGATATGGTTGATGCTGATGCTTTCTTACTGGACGGTCCTGATGAAATGGATGCTGCTTTGCCTTCAATCGAACAAGAAGACAAATGCACAAAATCTATTCGGGATGCAAGACCATCAGATCAGGTTGTTATGGTTGGCTGCTGGCTGGCTATGAAAGAG CTAAGTCTTCTTTTGGGGACCATTATTCGGAAAATACCTCTGCCAAGTTACAGTTGTTCAGGTTCAATAGAATCTGGACACCCCAGCTATGATTCTATTGATGCTTCAGTGACAGCAATATCTGAAGGAATGCTTGATCTAAAACAATTGGAGAAGATCGGGAACCATTTCTTGGAAGTTCTTTTGAAGATGAAACATAATGGTGCAATTGATAAGACAAGAGCAGGTTTTACAGCCCTTTGCAATCGTCTGCTTTGTTCAAATGACCCAAT GCTATGTAAGCTAACAGAATCTTGGATGGGGCAGCTTATGGATAGAACAGTAGCAAAAGGACAAACAGTCGATGATTTGCTACGAAGAAGTGCTGGTATACCTGCAGCATTCACTGCTCTTTTCCTTGCAGAACCAGAAGGTGCTCCAAAGAAGCTCCTCCTGCGAGCACTTAGGTGGCTTATAGATGTAGCTAAAGGGTCTTTGTTGAGTCCATCTGAAACCAATTGCACAAACGTCTCGTGCCAGGTTTCATCAACCAAGTCTGGCCAAGAGACTGATTCAACACTGGTAACTGAGACAATCGCGACTGAAAAAACCTCAAAGATCAGAGATGAAGGTGTAGTTCCAACAGTGCATGCCTTTAATGTCCTTAGAGCTGCTTTCAATGACACTAATCTTGCTTCTGATACTTCTGGTTTTGCTGCCGAGGCTTTGATTGTTTCAATTTGCTCATTCTCTTCACCATACTGGGAGATCCGGAACAGTGCTTGTCTGGCATACACTTCCTTGGTACGCCGGATGATTGGCTTCCTTAATGTTCATAAACGAGAATCTGCTCGACGTGCATTAACTGGGCTTGAATTTTTCCACAG GTATCCTTCGCTGCACCCATTTGTATTCAATGAACTGAAAATTGCAACTGAGTTGCTTGGTGATGCATTGTTGGGGCAAACTGAATCCAACCTGGCAAAAGCTGTGCATCCAAGTTTGTGCCCTATGCTGATTCTTTTATCCAGGCTCAAGCCTTCACCGATTGCAAGTGAGACTGGGGATGACTTGGATCCTTTCCTTTTTATGCCTTTCATTATGAAGTGCTCAACCCAAAGTAACCTGCGAGTTCGTATTCTTGCGTCGCGAGCTTTGACAGGGCTGGTATCTAACGAGAAATTGCCAACTGTTCTCCTTAATATTGCTTCTGAATTGCCTCAAGCAGAGAATCAAATTACTGCATCTCCTGTAGCATCAATCCCGTTATATCCAGCCAATGGAGCTCACCATGTTTcctataatttaattcatggaCTTCTATTGCAATTAGGTTCTCTTGTCCATGTAAATTGTAGAAATCTTGCTGATTTCTCGAGGAAAGATCAGATTCTTGGTGACTTGATGAAAGTTCTTGCAATGTGTTCGTGGTTTGCTAGCCCCAAAAGATGCCCTTGCCCCCTCCTTAATTGCACTTTCCTGCAAGTGCTGGATCACATGCTTAGTGTTGCGAAATCATGTCATTTGAGCAAAAATTTGTTTGCCATCCGAAATCTACTTTTGGAATTATCCACAGAGTGCTTAGATGTAGAAGCTTCTTATGGATTTCAATATTATGATCCAACGATAGCTGAACTTCGTCAACAAGCTGCTTCATCttattttagttgtttatttcaACCATCTGATGAAGTTGGTGAAGAGGTTTTCCAGATTCCAAAAAGATCTCCGTTGAATTCGATGTTGTTTCAAACCCATGAAGTGGAAAATTCTGGATTCCTGGAAAGGTTGATTCGCTCTTTCTCAGATTCATCATATGAAGTTCGACTAGTAACTTTGAAGTGGCTGCATAAGTTCCTCAAGTCTAGACCTGGCAATGAGATAAATTATCTGTCCAGCAGTGACACCAGAATTATACAGAACTGGACAAAAGCTAACCTTCAGCCTACACTGATGAAGCTCTTGGAACTGGAGAAGAATCATCGATGTATGTATCGCATTCTGAGGATTATTTTCACTTCGAACTTGCTGAAGTTTCAGGAAAGTGAAGAAAAGAGTGATGGAACCCTTTATGTTGGTGCCTTGGATTATGATTCTGTATTACAGCTTTGGGATAGGCTGATATCCTTGCTCAAGCTCACTCGACATGCTAAAACACAAGAAATACTCATTTGTTGTCTGGCAATATGCGTAAGGCAGTTTATAAGGCTGTTTAGTTGTTTTATTCTTACCGATAAGGGGCAGAAGACTGCTGGATATAATGAATCGGGTCAGATGGAAAGATCAGCTTGCTTCTATGAATGCATTACCTTTTATGTCAATCTAATTAAGGAGCGTAGTTCTTCATCCGAGCCAGTGAATATGCGCAAGGCAGCAGCGGAATCTATGTTTGCTTCTGGCTTATTGGAGCAAGCTGAGGTAATTGCTTCTTCTGTGATCAACCAgcaaatttcttcaaaaaattcattctcTTCTTTCGAACACCAAGATGCTGTAAGTACATATGCACATCAAATACTGGAGATGTGGTTCACGTGTATCAAACTGCTTGAGGATGAGGATGATGGAATTAGACAAAGGGCTGCCACCGACATCCAGAAGTTTCTTCCCCCCAAAAGCTCTGGAACGACATCCGACACTTGTGGGGCTCGAACACAGGTGGAAAAAGTTATTGAACTGAGTTTCGACCGACTTTCTTCCATATTTGGCCACTGGATTGTATACTTTGATTGTCTACTGCGGTGGGTGCTAGATGCAGGAAACTACGTAATATCCAAAGGTGATCTCGTGAGACGGGTTTTTGACAAGGAAATCGATAATCATCATGAAGAGAAGCTATTGATTAGTCAAATATGTTGTTCCCACTTGGAGAAGCTTCCGATTACAAAATCATGGGCAGGTAAATTGTTCGATAATGAAGAGGTCAGGAATTATCTACTTGATTGGAGATCAAGATTTTTCCAGCAGTTGGTATCATTTGCCAAGGACCATATCGGGAAACTCGGAGTTGATTGGATAGGTGGTGTAGGTAACCATAAGGATGCATTTTTACCATTATATGCAAATTTGCTTGGATTTTATGCAGTCTCAAACTTCATTTTCAATTTGGAGACCATAGATGGTATGCATCTACTATCCGATGTTTCCGAGTTAGGGAAAGCTATCAATCCATTTCTTTGGAATCCATTGATCTCTAGCCTGTATTTGTTAATAGATAGATTACATGAGAACAAATTCGGTGCAACTAACAACTGCATAAACACCAGGTTCGGAGACGGTATCTGGGACAATTTTGATCCTTACTTTCTTCTTAGGTAG